Proteins from a genomic interval of Streptomyces fodineus:
- a CDS encoding L,D-transpeptidase translates to MPEPAVLAQARVNISDGQTVGVGMPISVTFSRPVPAAEREGVESWLRVQTSSGTRGAWSWVQDSSLLDGQRVDFRPSTTYWQSGTRVTLRVGSHGARHFTIGRSLLATVDARTHMMTVRTGGTTRRIPVTTGAPGTDTWNGTMVVMDKQPKVLMDSRTVGLGDAYHGYYYWAVHLTASGTYVHQNPRADTEAGHRNVTHGCVGLASNGTAQRFYDQAGVGDVVTVTGADKDTVAAGNGYGDWNLTWKQWLAHSEAGATTTA, encoded by the coding sequence GTGCCGGAGCCCGCCGTGCTCGCACAGGCGCGGGTGAACATATCCGACGGGCAGACGGTCGGTGTGGGCATGCCGATATCCGTCACCTTCTCCCGGCCGGTTCCCGCTGCCGAGCGCGAGGGTGTGGAGAGCTGGCTGCGCGTACAGACCTCGTCGGGCACGAGGGGGGCGTGGAGCTGGGTGCAGGACAGCAGTCTCCTGGACGGGCAGCGTGTCGACTTCCGCCCCAGCACCACCTACTGGCAGTCCGGCACCCGGGTCACTCTCCGGGTCGGCTCGCACGGCGCCCGGCACTTCACCATCGGCCGGTCCCTTCTCGCCACGGTCGACGCCAGGACCCACATGATGACCGTCCGCACCGGCGGTACGACGCGGCGCATCCCGGTCACCACCGGGGCGCCGGGGACGGACACCTGGAACGGGACGATGGTCGTCATGGACAAACAGCCCAAGGTGCTCATGGACTCCCGCACCGTGGGCCTCGGCGACGCCTACCACGGCTACTACTACTGGGCCGTGCACCTGACGGCGTCGGGGACGTACGTGCACCAGAACCCGCGCGCGGACACCGAGGCCGGACACCGCAACGTCACCCACGGCTGTGTCGGCCTCGCCTCCAACGGCACCGCCCAGCGCTTCTACGACCAGGCAGGGGTCGGCGACGTCGTCACGGTCACCGGGGCGGACAAGGACACCGTCGCCGCCGGCAACGGCTACGGCGACTGGAACCTGACCTGGAAGCAGTGGCTCGCGCACAGCGAGGCCGGCGCCACCACGACCGCATGA